Genomic DNA from Longimicrobiales bacterium:
GAAGCAGTTCGCCCGGATCCGCCGCCTGCGCAGCACGGTGGGCGACGCGCTGGCGAGCGAGAATGCCGGTTGGTCGCGTCTCGCGGCGCAGCTCGGCTTCGCCGACCAGGCGCACATGATCCGCGAGTTCTCCGCGCTCACCGGCCAGTCGCCGGAAAGCTTCCTTTCGCATACGCGACGTATCGAGCACGTGGACGTCCGACCCTGAACCGCGTGCCGCGGCGTCGTCACATGTCGCTTTTCTTCAAGCGCAATCCCCAGCGGTCTGCGATAATGGGCGACCGGCCGGACCCAGGGCTGCGGCCACATACCTGACAACGGGGGAGCTCATGATGAGAATATGCGCCGCGTCACTGGTGCTGCTCGCGACGGTGACGCCGCTCGCCGCGCAGCAGGCGCCCACGCCGGAGATGGAGGCTGACACCCGTTCAGCGATGAAAGTCGTCGACTTCCTGCTCGGCGACTGGGCAGGCTCCGGCTGGATCATGGGGCCGGACGGCACGCGCCACGAGTTCCTGCAAACGGAGCGGATCCGCCCTCTGCTGGATGGGCAGGTGATCCTCATCGAAGGGCGTGGAGTGGATGCCACCGACACGACACTGGTGGTGCACGATGCCGTCGCGTTCATCGGCTACGACGCGGTCGCGCACCGGTACGTCATGCGCTCCTTCCTGTCGGGCGGGCGAACGACCGAAGCGGAAGTGGATGCGGAGCCCGGCCGCTTAGTGTGGCGTATCGGGAACAGCGTGCGCTACACAATCACCGTCGACGATGCCGGCACGTGGTATGAGATCGGCGAATACACGCGCGATCAGGGTCGCACGTGGCAGCAGTTCATCGAGATGCGGCTGGTACGCAAGCGGTGACGCGGTGGAGACGATCCGTAACGCGTGCGGCAGCGTCTGGTACGCGGAAGCCGCCAACGGTCACTCCGATTCGACGTCCGGATCAGGGTGACCGCCCAGGCGACGGCGCGCGTCCTCCGTTACCAGCAGATCGTCGGCGATGGACGCGATCTCCTCGGCAGACTTCCACTCCTGTTCCAGCCGCCACAGCTCGCCATCGAGCGCGCGACGCTCGGACTCCTCGTGCAGCGCCATCTCGACGGCGAGCTTCGTGGCCTTCGGCATCTTGTTGACGTAACCGGGGACGCCCTTCTTGTCCGTGAACACGTTGCCCTGCGCAATGGTGCGCAGGAACGCGTCCGGGTGGCGATGGACGTCGATCTGGCCCACAGCGTCCAGCACCGTTTCCTTCCTGCCGCCGCCGGCGTTCATCTTCGGCAGGACCAGCCCGGCCACGCGTCGCGCTTCCTCGCCTTCGAACCAGTACTTCTTCTTGCGTCTGCGCAGCTCGACGGCGAAGCCGACGTCATCATCGGCGGCGCGAATACGCGTGCCCAGCAGATCGGGGGTCTTCAGGCGGAGCACGTCGCCCGCATCCGTGCGCAGCTTCAGACGCGTGCGCCCGTTCACCCACAGGTTCACGAAGTTGCCGGACTGGGCGAGGATGCCGCCGCTGATGAGGCCGGCGGCGGCACCACCGAGCGTGATGGCGGCGAACACGCCGATCCCGCCGACACCGTACAGGATCGCGCGGCGGCGCCGTCGTCCGAACTGGTCGCCATAGCGCCAGGCCGCAAACTCGGGGCGGAGCGGCTGGCCGATGCGGACGAGCTCGAGGCCCTCGCGATGGCGGGCGAGTCCGACGTTCTCGGTGGATGCTCGAATCCGCGTTTCCCGGAACATGCGCTCGAGGTCCTCGACCGCTTCCCAGCGTTCCTCGAGCGGACTCAGGTTCCACCGTTCGCAGCGGCGGCATACGACCCAGAGCCGACCCCGGCGCGCGTCGAAGGCCAGACGGCGGCCGACGGGGAACGTCTCGATCACTTCGTTCGCCCCGAGCGAGGCGTTACAGAACAGGCAGGTGCCGTACATTGTGGCCTTTCGTGCGGATCAACTCGCGACTGTCCGAGTCAGCCGGCTCATTTTCTGCGAGCACGCGGGCGCGCGTCAGCCCGCCGATTCGTACGCCGTCCGGATCCAGCCGATCAGCTCGTCATTGACCTCCTCGACCGACCCGATTCTCACCCGGTAGTTGCACATCTGGCCGGCGGGCAGCGCCTGGAGGCGATCGGTGGCGTCGAGACCCTTCATGTTGAGTCCAACCTCGACACGTGTCTTCGTTGCCGGACCCACCGTCGCAAACTGCCTGCTGCGACGCAGACTGACGTAGGACTTCTTCGGTGCTTCCTCGAACGGTCCGAACTCGTGGATGGCCGCCATCACACGGTCGTGAATCGGTCGCAGCGCCGCCTTCGGACCCACGTACAGTGTGTCGGCGGCTTCCGCCGCATCCGCCGCCGCATCTGCTGCAGTGGGGAAATCCGTCATCTTCTTTACCGTGTGTGCAAGCGTGTTCGCATCGCCGTGTCCCATGCCGAGCGACGCCTTCAGCATGCTGACGATCTCGCCGTGCTTCGTGAGCCCGCTCGAGCGGATGATCCCGGCGAGCTCTTCGAGCGACTGGCCGGTGCGCTTCTCGATGTTTGCGAGCTGTGTTGCGAGTGCCTTTTCCAGATCGGCCATGGTCCCCTTCCGTGGAGCGTGGCTGGATGTATCCGCAGTGCACGGAGCGTTGCAGCGGAGCGTTGCTACACGGTGCGCAGGTACTCGTGGATCATGCTTACAGTCGCCGAGCCTTCACCGACGGCGGCGGCGACGCGCTTGCCC
This window encodes:
- a CDS encoding DUF5655 domain-containing protein, coding for MADLEKALATQLANIEKRTGQSLEELAGIIRSSGLTKHGEIVSMLKASLGMGHGDANTLAHTVKKMTDFPTAADAAADAAEAADTLYVGPKAALRPIHDRVMAAIHEFGPFEEAPKKSYVSLRRSRQFATVGPATKTRVEVGLNMKGLDATDRLQALPAGQMCNYRVRIGSVEEVNDELIGWIRTAYESAG